One genomic region from Vitis riparia cultivar Riparia Gloire de Montpellier isolate 1030 chromosome 17, EGFV_Vit.rip_1.0, whole genome shotgun sequence encodes:
- the LOC117904771 gene encoding dCTP pyrophosphatase 1-like encodes MNSEEESVSLGLLKKKMAEFAKEMYWDQFHSPRNLLLALVGEVRELSEIFQWRGDVLKELPDWKEEEKQYLRKEVSDVLLYLVRLSDICGIDLGKAALRKVDPNAIKYPVSKTNFYSEGS; translated from the coding sequence ATGAATTCTGAGGAAGAAAGCGTGAGCCTTGGCCTTCTCAAGAAGAAAATGGCGGAGTTCGCCAAGGAGATGTATTGGGATCAGTTTCACAGCCCAAGGAACCTCCTCTTAGCTTTAGTGGGGGAAGTTAGGGAGCTGTCAGAGATATTTCAGTGGAGAGGAGATGTGCTAAAGGAGCTTCCGGACTGGAAAGAGGAGGAGAAGCAGTACTTGAGGAAAGAGGTCTCGGATGTTCTTCTATACCTTGTGAGGCTCTCTGATATTTGTGGCATTGATCTTGGAAAAGCTGCACTTCGCAAGGTTGATCCCAATGCCATCAAGTACCCAGTTtccaaaaccaatttttatAGTGAAGGCTCTTAG